In Primulina huaijiensis isolate GDHJ02 chromosome 6, ASM1229523v2, whole genome shotgun sequence, a single window of DNA contains:
- the LOC140979041 gene encoding uncharacterized protein: MGQAPADQTLLPGELTLAQFSSYLPPRFDSSETGERAEEWIERIEQIFVTAPCARSAWLRLATFQLSRNVLLWWQTTEAGLRAQGPRQQKEKEFEDLRQGSMSVAEYETRYSALLKYVSHVATNVHAKMRHFLKGLKLELFDRVQSNNPVSFEDAVTRAEMAELVMQEYGAQGRLSEPTRESLRPQGQSFKYQKGSFSSSASSGKRRFDSRRVESRGGSSQSVQEQRGESRAMRCFRCGGPHLIKQCTQTKITCFECGGVGHIARQCPSREGHREPRSDRGRSLERGGRQPQ; encoded by the exons ATGGGACAGGCACCTGCAGATCAGACTTTATTGCCTGGTGAGTTGACTTTGGCACAGTTCAGCAGTTATCTTCCGCCGAGATTTGATAGCTCTGAGACTGGCGAGCGAGCAGAGGAGTGGATTGAGAGGATAGAGCAGATATTTGTGACTGCACCGTGTGCTAGATCTGCTTGGTTACGATTGGCTACATTTCAGCTTTCGCGGAATGTATTATTATGGTGGCAGACGACTGAGGCCGGATTGAGAGCTCAGGGCC CCAGGCAACAgaaagagaaagaatttgaagatttgagACAGGGTAGTATGTCTGTTGCTGAGTATGAGACCCGATATTCTGCATTGCTGAAATATGTGTCACACGTTGCTACGAATGTTCATGCTAAGATGAGACACTTCTTGAAAGGGTTGAAGTTAGAGTTATTTGATCGTGTGCAATCAAATAACCCGGTATCATTTGAGGATGCAGTGACAAGAGCTGAGATGGCTGAGTTGGTGATGCAGGAGTATGGGGCTCAGGGACGATTATCAGAGCCTACTAGGGAGTCATTGCGACCACAGGGACAGTCTTTTAAATATCAGAAGGgttcattttcttcttcagCATCATCTGGGAAGCGCCGATTTGATTCACGACGTGTTGAGAGTCGTGGGGGCAGTTCTCAGTCTGTTCAGGAGCAGAGAGGGGAGTCCAGAGCAATGAGATGTTTTCGTTGTGGGGGACCTCACCTGATCAAACAGTGCACACAGACCAAGATCACCTGTTTCGAGTGTGGCGGTGTTGGCCATATAGCGAGACAGTGTCCTAGCCGTGAGGGACACCGAGAGCCCAGGAGTGATAGAGGTAGATCCTTAGAGAGAGGAGGACGACAGCCTCAGTAG